A genomic region of Alicyclobacillus sp. SO9 contains the following coding sequences:
- a CDS encoding lactate utilization protein C produces MNETDFFANISKRLGRDEVPAAPPARDIIGAPEFWKSYKLENGERLQTFRDSLEKLGAHVQTCRSSEELQGALQDLLASLSPKRMTTWSLDELTSTGLSLQQLMETLQPYELSEWGETGIEDAAEADVGLTGCMGAVADTGTLVLMSSSKRGRSVSLLPSVHIAVVRASQVRTRLGEVMEELSAMEALPSSVHFISGPSRSSDIENDQSIGVHGPAAVYVLVYDDLT; encoded by the coding sequence GTGAATGAGACCGATTTCTTTGCAAACATCTCGAAACGTCTCGGCAGAGATGAGGTACCTGCAGCGCCTCCCGCCAGGGACATCATAGGGGCGCCTGAGTTCTGGAAATCCTATAAATTGGAGAACGGTGAACGGCTGCAGACGTTTCGAGATTCACTTGAGAAGCTTGGGGCCCACGTACAAACCTGTAGGTCCAGCGAAGAATTGCAAGGCGCTTTGCAAGACTTGTTGGCCTCTCTTTCTCCTAAACGGATGACAACGTGGTCCCTGGATGAACTGACAAGTACAGGGTTGTCGCTGCAGCAGTTGATGGAAACGCTGCAACCCTACGAACTATCCGAGTGGGGCGAAACCGGAATAGAGGATGCAGCGGAAGCAGATGTAGGGCTGACGGGGTGTATGGGGGCCGTCGCCGATACAGGAACACTGGTCCTGATGTCAAGCTCAAAACGCGGGCGTTCCGTCAGCTTGTTGCCCAGTGTTCATATTGCCGTTGTCAGGGCCTCCCAGGTTCGTACAAGGCTTGGCGAGGTGATGGAAGAACTGTCTGCCATGGAAGCATTGCCATCATCGGTGCATTTCATCAGCGGTCCGAGCCGGTCTTCGGACATCGAAAACGATCAGAGCATTGGTGTACACGGCCCGGCTGCCGTTTATGTGTTGGTTTACGACGACTTGACGTAA
- a CDS encoding (Fe-S)-binding protein gives MKASLFITCLVDNFYPQVAESMARVLHQCGVDLSVPEQQTCCGQPAFNSGYVEEAKASAVTLLEAFADSDYVVSPSGSCTGMAHHYYEDMFQGDTKYEKLARELAEKTYEFSQFMVNVLGITDLGAVFPHRVTYHPSCHGSRILGVKDEPKRLLDAVQDIEFTDLPYGQDCCGFGGTFAAKMSDISIAMVSEKAGHVLETGADVLVGLDMGCLMNIGGRLNRMGQPVRVLHLAQLLQEGIENSKNQTTPVKAGESK, from the coding sequence ATGAAAGCATCACTGTTTATCACGTGCCTAGTGGACAATTTCTACCCACAGGTTGCAGAGTCCATGGCGAGAGTGCTGCATCAGTGCGGTGTGGATCTCAGCGTACCGGAGCAACAGACGTGTTGTGGACAGCCCGCCTTTAACAGCGGCTACGTCGAAGAAGCAAAGGCTTCCGCTGTAACCTTGTTGGAAGCGTTTGCGGATTCAGATTATGTGGTCTCGCCAAGCGGTTCTTGTACCGGTATGGCACATCACTACTATGAGGACATGTTTCAAGGAGACACAAAATACGAAAAATTGGCCCGGGAGCTTGCAGAGAAAACCTATGAATTCTCTCAGTTTATGGTGAACGTCTTGGGAATCACAGACTTGGGTGCCGTATTTCCACACCGTGTTACATACCACCCCTCTTGCCACGGTTCGAGGATTTTGGGTGTTAAGGACGAACCAAAGCGGCTCCTCGATGCGGTACAGGACATTGAATTTACTGACTTGCCCTATGGACAGGATTGCTGTGGCTTTGGCGGCACATTTGCTGCAAAGATGAGTGACATCTCTATTGCTATGGTATCGGAAAAAGCCGGTCATGTTCTGGAAACGGGTGCTGACGTGTTAGTTGGTTTGGATATGGGGTGCCTGATGAACATCGGCGGCCGCCTGAATCGAATGGGTCAACCTGTACGAGTGTTGCACTTGGCCCAGTTGCTTCAGGAAGGGATTGAGAATAGCAAGAATCAGACGACACCCGTGAAGGCAGGTGAATCAAAATGA
- the larE gene encoding ATP-dependent sacrificial sulfur transferase LarE: MEEVWEKYNQLLEQLRSLGRILVAFSGGVDSSFLLKAAIEGVGVDNVLAVTADSETYPMREREEAAALAKDLGARHEIIATSELSIPGYAENPVNRCYFCKFDLFSHLLPIAKEQGYDAVAFGAIADDLGDFRPGLQAAKDKGVYAPLQDVMLYKKEIRLLSKNMGLSTWDKPSLACLSSRIPYGEKITKEKLSAVEQAEMFLTDLGFRQVRVRHHDGLARIEVPPETMTEVLQYADLIVTKLKKIGYRFVSLDLQGYRTGSLNESLAAHQKKTSQAHQSHRETSHV, from the coding sequence ATGGAGGAAGTCTGGGAGAAGTATAACCAACTGCTTGAGCAATTGCGGTCCCTTGGCAGGATTTTGGTTGCCTTTTCAGGGGGCGTGGACAGCAGCTTTCTCTTGAAAGCGGCCATTGAAGGAGTAGGCGTTGACAACGTGCTCGCTGTCACAGCGGATTCGGAAACCTATCCAATGCGTGAGCGGGAGGAAGCAGCAGCTCTTGCCAAAGACTTGGGTGCTCGCCATGAAATCATTGCCACCAGTGAGTTGAGTATTCCAGGTTACGCTGAAAATCCCGTTAACCGTTGCTATTTCTGTAAGTTTGACTTGTTCTCTCATTTGCTTCCCATTGCCAAAGAGCAGGGTTACGACGCAGTGGCGTTTGGTGCTATCGCAGATGATTTGGGAGACTTTCGCCCAGGACTTCAAGCCGCGAAGGATAAAGGCGTCTACGCACCTCTGCAAGACGTCATGCTGTACAAGAAGGAAATTCGATTACTTTCAAAAAACATGGGACTCTCCACATGGGATAAGCCGTCTTTGGCCTGCCTTTCCTCTCGTATTCCGTATGGAGAGAAGATTACGAAGGAGAAGTTGTCTGCCGTGGAGCAGGCGGAAATGTTCCTAACCGATTTGGGGTTTCGCCAGGTTCGTGTACGCCACCACGACGGGCTGGCTCGCATCGAAGTGCCGCCTGAAACCATGACTGAAGTGTTGCAATACGCCGATCTCATTGTAACCAAACTCAAGAAAATTGGTTACCGGTTTGTCTCCTTGGATTTGCAGGGCTACCGTACAGGCAGCTTGAATGAATCGTTGGCTGCTCACCAGAAGAAGACCTCACAGGCACATCAGAGTCACAGGGAGACATCACATGTCTAG
- a CDS encoding HoxN/HupN/NixA family nickel/cobalt transporter encodes MKRPNGSLEGLEMTHSHSLQPGNVVPGQKIGLQSRLKPATSVFTITMLLNVISWSLLWFVGNSYPMLITLGLLAYGFGLRHAVDADHIAAIDNITRKLLQEEKNPSRVGMYFSFGHSTIVFLLALVISLSVKGVRHNLPHLASVGSLIGIAVSTTFLYVIAIANFLVFRSLWISWRKGRRESMRGDKINFNEDNADAQVTGHGQTDDLLWKRGFLNRLLQKPLKLVTHDWQTYFVGLLFGLGFDTATEVGLLAVSAAAVNGGMPAADTLVLPLLFTSGMSLVDGIDGVMMMHAYSWAFQKNGRRIVYNLIITGLSVLVAVVVGTLEWIHIPF; translated from the coding sequence ATGAAACGTCCCAACGGGTCTCTTGAAGGTCTCGAGATGACTCATTCACACTCACTACAGCCGGGAAATGTAGTGCCCGGACAGAAAATAGGCTTACAGTCAAGACTCAAACCTGCAACGTCCGTCTTCACTATCACGATGCTTTTAAATGTTATTTCGTGGTCCTTGCTTTGGTTTGTTGGCAACAGTTATCCTATGCTGATTACCCTTGGCCTCCTGGCTTATGGGTTTGGGTTAAGGCATGCGGTAGACGCCGATCACATTGCAGCCATTGACAACATCACGAGAAAGCTCTTGCAGGAAGAGAAAAACCCCAGTCGCGTCGGAATGTATTTTTCATTTGGTCACTCTACCATTGTGTTCTTGTTGGCTTTGGTCATCTCTCTGTCGGTAAAAGGTGTTCGGCACAATCTGCCTCATTTGGCTTCCGTCGGATCGCTTATTGGCATCGCAGTTTCAACTACATTTCTGTATGTGATTGCTATCGCCAATTTTTTGGTGTTTCGAAGCCTGTGGATTAGTTGGCGCAAGGGTAGACGCGAGTCTATGAGAGGCGACAAAATCAATTTTAATGAAGACAATGCGGATGCGCAGGTTACCGGACATGGACAGACCGACGACCTGTTATGGAAAAGAGGTTTCCTGAACCGGCTGCTGCAAAAGCCCCTCAAATTGGTGACACATGATTGGCAGACATACTTTGTCGGTTTGTTGTTTGGACTTGGCTTTGATACTGCTACTGAAGTGGGTCTCTTGGCCGTCTCGGCTGCCGCTGTAAACGGAGGGATGCCTGCCGCAGACACATTGGTACTCCCCCTGCTTTTTACTTCAGGGATGAGCCTGGTTGACGGAATTGACGGCGTCATGATGATGCATGCGTATAGCTGGGCGTTTCAGAAGAATGGCCGGCGCATTGTTTACAATTTAATCATCACCGGGTTGTCTGTGTTGGTAGCTGTGGTTGTTGGAACACTAGAATGGATACACATTCCTTTTTGA
- the larB gene encoding nickel pincer cofactor biosynthesis protein LarB, with amino-acid sequence MSYRDILESVQSGTLSVDEGLEQLGKFGAEDLGFARIDHHRSLRKGFPEVVYCEGKTVEQSVQVLTRLVETTDGPVLGTRSDVEVYHEVSKTYPDFQYDEAARMVYLQRGLQAPVGNVLVLAAGTSDLPVAREAVLTLELMGAATTLIVDVGVAGLHRLMQHLDTIYAAKVIVVVAGMEGALASVVTGLVDKPVVAVPTSVGYGSHFNGLAPLLSMLNACASGVGTVNIDNGFGAGYLAALINRLGESE; translated from the coding sequence TTGAGCTACCGGGATATTTTAGAATCGGTACAATCGGGGACGCTGTCCGTCGATGAAGGATTGGAGCAACTTGGCAAGTTTGGCGCTGAAGACTTGGGATTTGCCAGAATAGACCACCATCGAAGTTTGCGCAAAGGATTCCCGGAGGTCGTGTACTGCGAAGGAAAGACAGTGGAGCAATCCGTGCAGGTACTGACACGGCTTGTGGAGACGACGGATGGCCCTGTGCTGGGAACGAGATCGGATGTTGAAGTCTATCATGAAGTCTCGAAAACCTATCCAGACTTTCAATACGATGAGGCCGCGCGAATGGTGTATTTGCAAAGAGGGTTACAGGCACCGGTAGGCAATGTGCTGGTGCTGGCAGCCGGCACGTCGGATTTGCCTGTTGCTCGCGAAGCCGTCCTGACCCTGGAATTGATGGGAGCGGCGACGACTTTGATTGTCGATGTGGGCGTTGCCGGACTGCACCGGTTGATGCAGCACCTGGACACCATTTATGCAGCAAAGGTGATTGTGGTGGTGGCAGGTATGGAAGGCGCACTGGCCAGCGTAGTGACGGGATTGGTGGACAAACCTGTTGTCGCTGTTCCCACCAGCGTGGGCTACGGATCTCACTTCAACGGATTAGCCCCGTTGTTGTCCATGTTGAACGCCTGTGCCTCTGGGGTCGGTACCGTGAACATTGACAACGGATTTGGTGCGGGCTACTTGGCTGCACTGATTAATCGACTGGGGGAATCGGAGTGA
- a CDS encoding aldo/keto reductase — MLGKTGLKVSELCLGSMTFGRETSETDSFKIMDRFVEAGGNFIDSADVYSNGLSEEIVGRWLKQKNRDDYVIATKVRFPMGTAQNDLGLSRKHILAGVEASLKRLGTDYIDLYQVHAWDPLTPLGETLSTLNDLVRRGLVRYIGASNFRAWQLQKAIYLSRQNGWEAFSCLQPQYNLLSRATEYELIPLALHEGIGVIPWSPLRGGWLSGKFRRGMEHPPEQTRIATAETQGWGESWSNYNNEYTWTVIDALFEAATEAEKTPAQTAINWLLQQSAVTAPIIGARTLEQLENNLGASDWDLTVQQVERLNAASKLPVTYPYDDGAEAQQRRGRE, encoded by the coding sequence ATGCTTGGAAAGACGGGTCTTAAGGTCAGTGAACTGTGTCTTGGTTCTATGACGTTTGGCAGGGAGACCAGCGAAACAGACAGTTTTAAGATTATGGACCGGTTCGTGGAAGCCGGGGGGAATTTTATTGACTCCGCCGATGTATACTCCAACGGTCTTTCAGAAGAAATTGTTGGTCGTTGGCTCAAACAGAAAAATCGAGATGACTATGTCATAGCCACAAAGGTTCGCTTTCCTATGGGAACGGCGCAAAATGACCTGGGGTTGAGCCGGAAGCACATCCTTGCTGGAGTCGAAGCAAGCCTAAAGCGCTTGGGTACGGATTATATTGATTTATATCAGGTTCACGCTTGGGATCCTCTGACACCCCTTGGGGAAACTTTGAGCACTTTGAACGATCTCGTTCGTCGCGGTCTGGTTCGCTACATAGGCGCGAGCAATTTCCGTGCGTGGCAGTTGCAGAAGGCGATTTATTTGAGCCGGCAAAACGGCTGGGAGGCCTTCTCTTGTCTGCAACCTCAATATAATCTTCTTTCCCGCGCCACAGAATATGAATTGATTCCTTTGGCTTTGCACGAAGGCATCGGGGTGATTCCTTGGAGTCCGCTGCGGGGAGGCTGGTTGAGCGGGAAGTTCCGCCGTGGAATGGAGCATCCTCCTGAACAGACGCGTATTGCAACTGCAGAGACTCAGGGATGGGGCGAGTCTTGGAGCAATTACAACAACGAATACACTTGGACCGTTATTGACGCATTGTTCGAGGCGGCAACAGAAGCGGAGAAAACACCGGCTCAGACGGCTATCAACTGGCTGTTACAGCAATCAGCCGTTACGGCGCCCATTATTGGTGCACGGACCTTGGAACAGTTGGAAAACAACCTCGGTGCATCTGATTGGGATTTGACGGTACAGCAAGTCGAACGTTTAAATGCTGCCAGCAAACTGCCGGTGACCTATCCTTACGATGACGGTGCAGAGGCACAGCAGCGCAGAGGCCGAGAATAA
- a CDS encoding aldo/keto reductase, producing MEKRRLGRLEYMSTTVMFGAASLAAVTQDEADKSIEFAVNHGVNHFDTAADYGDSELRLGPWMPKIRNQIFLATKTGKRTRDEAKREIYRSLERLQVDHVDLIQLHAVGSIEELDKCTSKGGALEAALAAKDEGIVKGIGITGHGHQAPATHLEALRRFTFDAVLTPLNFKLYSMPQYRQDFDALREQTQKQDVALRVIKAVAKGPWGVDQKRNYATWYEPFDEQQIIDACVHYVLNTQGISSFASAGDVHLFPKIVDAVERYGQMSDEEVTKILSTLPEYQTPFGHPTSIA from the coding sequence GTGGAGAAGCGTCGTTTAGGTCGATTGGAGTACATGAGTACCACAGTGATGTTCGGTGCGGCAAGTCTGGCTGCTGTGACCCAAGATGAGGCAGACAAATCGATTGAGTTCGCTGTAAACCACGGTGTCAATCATTTTGATACGGCCGCAGACTATGGTGATTCAGAACTGCGCTTAGGACCGTGGATGCCGAAAATTCGCAATCAAATTTTTCTCGCGACGAAAACGGGGAAGAGAACAAGGGATGAGGCCAAGCGCGAGATCTACAGGTCACTGGAACGCCTGCAGGTGGACCACGTGGATTTAATTCAACTGCACGCAGTAGGAAGCATTGAAGAACTGGATAAGTGCACTTCAAAAGGAGGTGCACTCGAAGCAGCCCTTGCAGCGAAGGACGAAGGGATTGTCAAAGGTATCGGCATTACCGGCCATGGGCATCAAGCACCAGCGACCCACTTGGAGGCCTTGCGCCGGTTTACCTTTGATGCAGTTTTGACACCGTTGAATTTCAAGCTGTACTCAATGCCTCAGTATCGGCAGGATTTTGATGCACTTCGCGAGCAAACCCAAAAACAGGATGTGGCTCTGCGGGTCATCAAGGCCGTGGCAAAAGGACCTTGGGGTGTAGACCAGAAGCGCAATTACGCTACATGGTATGAACCCTTTGACGAGCAGCAGATTATCGATGCCTGTGTGCACTATGTGTTGAACACACAGGGAATTAGCAGCTTTGCAAGTGCCGGCGATGTGCATTTGTTTCCAAAAATCGTGGATGCTGTCGAGCGGTATGGACAAATGTCCGATGAAGAGGTTACGAAGATTCTCAGCACACTGCCTGAGTATCAAACTCCGTTTGGGCATCCGACATCCATCGCTTGA
- a CDS encoding helix-turn-helix domain-containing protein — translation MAQAKKVVEQAETRLTSKELQDAEDAYCSIENALDIIGGKWSFLILRELYEGPQRFNELRRRLHGISPKSLTDALRHLEANGVVERRVFATVPVTVEYSVTNKGHAFHAVLKAMKKWGKEWA, via the coding sequence ATGGCACAAGCAAAGAAAGTAGTCGAACAAGCTGAAACAAGACTAACATCCAAAGAACTGCAGGATGCCGAGGATGCCTACTGCTCCATCGAGAATGCACTGGATATTATCGGCGGAAAATGGTCCTTTCTGATTTTACGGGAACTGTACGAGGGGCCTCAGCGTTTTAACGAACTGAGACGCAGACTTCACGGCATCAGTCCGAAGTCTCTCACAGATGCACTGCGCCATCTGGAAGCAAACGGCGTTGTCGAGCGAAGGGTATTTGCGACCGTACCCGTCACAGTGGAATACTCTGTAACGAATAAGGGACACGCGTTTCACGCAGTGTTAAAGGCCATGAAAAAATGGGGCAAGGAGTGGGCCTAG
- a CDS encoding aldo/keto reductase family protein, with amino-acid sequence MKYRNLGHSGLKVSEIALGSWLTYGESTEKQTAIECIDEAYNLGVNFFDTANVYNRGQAELVVGEALKKYPRDSYVLATKVYFPMSDGPNDRGLSRKHIMEQCDASLKRLGVDYVDLYQCHRYDENAPLEETLRALDDLAAQGKILYAGVSEWSAAQITHAKAIEDKRNLRPIVSNQPIYNMLVRYIEKEVIPTSEANGMGQIVFSPLAQGILTGKYKPGQQAPADSRAANEKINRFIKGYLNDDVLNGVQKLDNIAKSIDANLAQLAIAWILRQPNVSSAIVGASKVSQVRENVKAVDVELTDDVMKEIDVVLKEIDGFVPAW; translated from the coding sequence ATGAAATATCGAAATCTTGGACATAGTGGCTTAAAAGTCAGTGAAATTGCTTTAGGAAGTTGGTTGACCTACGGCGAATCCACCGAAAAACAGACAGCTATTGAGTGTATTGATGAGGCGTATAACCTGGGTGTTAACTTTTTTGATACAGCCAACGTATACAACCGCGGTCAAGCTGAGTTGGTTGTAGGAGAGGCTCTGAAAAAGTATCCGCGCGACAGTTATGTACTGGCAACCAAGGTGTACTTTCCGATGAGTGACGGTCCGAATGACAGAGGATTGTCGCGCAAGCACATCATGGAGCAGTGTGATGCCAGTCTGAAACGTCTTGGAGTGGATTATGTAGATCTGTACCAGTGTCATCGTTATGACGAGAATGCTCCGCTCGAGGAAACGCTGCGTGCATTGGATGACTTGGCAGCACAGGGGAAAATACTATACGCAGGTGTCAGCGAGTGGTCGGCTGCGCAAATTACACACGCAAAAGCCATCGAAGACAAACGGAATTTGAGGCCCATCGTCTCGAATCAACCCATCTACAACATGCTTGTTCGCTACATAGAAAAAGAAGTCATTCCGACTTCTGAAGCAAACGGCATGGGGCAAATTGTATTTTCTCCGTTGGCGCAAGGCATTCTCACCGGTAAATATAAGCCAGGACAGCAGGCCCCTGCGGACAGTCGTGCCGCGAATGAGAAAATAAATCGTTTTATCAAGGGGTACTTGAATGACGATGTCTTGAACGGGGTGCAAAAATTGGACAACATTGCAAAATCCATCGATGCTAATTTAGCTCAACTTGCCATTGCGTGGATTCTGCGGCAACCAAATGTCAGCTCCGCCATTGTGGGTGCCAGTAAAGTATCCCAGGTTCGTGAGAATGTGAAGGCCGTAGACGTCGAGTTGACGGATGATGTCATGAAAGAAATCGACGTCGTATTGAAAGAAATTGATGGCTTTGTACCGGCGTGGTGA
- the larC gene encoding nickel pincer cofactor biosynthesis protein LarC, producing MRAAYIECQAGASGDMFLGAWLDSGIDEAQWRSILATLDIEGIDVTVRSVFKQGIRGTKVDVQADGELYPDLRHDSHEHSHEHSHEHSHEHSHEHSHEHSHEHSHEHRGLREIESILDNSALPEAVRQKSREAFRHLAKAEGYIHGLPPEEVHFHEVGAMDAIVDIVGAMAGWYLAGMPVCYVSPIEVGGGTVHCAHGLMPVPAPAAAVLLQGFATYSSGTWGETVTPTGAAIIKTLCSSKASRPAMVFDSVGYGAGTKDLPAANLLRIQMGEVTATAPMQRELTQSGHDEQREYVVVLEANVDDMTPEWIAYTVHRLLEDGALDAWVSQVVMKKGRPGQVFHVLCTPELREQMEELLLTETTTIGVRGYEASRRILDREWKTVQTKYGDVRVKIASGNGGVKNIAPEFEDLKALARQQAVPLKQVYQSALCAANEQLDLK from the coding sequence GTGAGGGCTGCATACATCGAATGCCAGGCCGGTGCCAGCGGAGACATGTTTCTCGGTGCCTGGCTAGATTCAGGGATTGACGAAGCACAGTGGCGCAGCATTCTGGCAACGTTGGACATTGAGGGCATCGATGTCACCGTGCGTTCTGTTTTCAAACAGGGCATTCGCGGAACCAAAGTGGATGTACAGGCGGACGGCGAATTATATCCGGACTTACGACACGACAGCCATGAACACAGCCATGAACACAGCCATGAACACAGTCATGAACACAGTCATGAACACAGTCATGAACACAGTCATGAACACAGTCATGAACACCGCGGTCTCCGGGAAATTGAGTCTATCCTTGACAACAGTGCGTTACCAGAAGCCGTTCGGCAGAAAAGCAGGGAAGCATTTCGACACCTTGCAAAGGCAGAAGGATACATTCACGGTCTTCCGCCCGAAGAAGTTCACTTTCACGAAGTAGGTGCGATGGATGCGATAGTTGATATCGTCGGTGCGATGGCTGGTTGGTACTTGGCAGGCATGCCTGTATGCTACGTATCTCCCATCGAGGTCGGAGGCGGGACTGTCCACTGTGCGCATGGTTTGATGCCGGTGCCAGCCCCTGCTGCTGCTGTTTTACTGCAAGGCTTCGCGACCTACTCTTCGGGTACTTGGGGAGAAACCGTAACACCGACAGGAGCCGCCATTATTAAGACCCTCTGTTCTTCCAAGGCGTCTCGCCCTGCTATGGTCTTCGATTCCGTTGGCTATGGCGCAGGAACGAAAGACTTGCCTGCGGCAAATTTACTTCGTATTCAAATGGGTGAGGTTACGGCAACAGCCCCCATGCAACGTGAGTTAACGCAAAGCGGTCATGACGAACAACGAGAGTATGTTGTCGTCCTCGAAGCCAATGTTGATGATATGACGCCTGAATGGATTGCCTATACCGTTCATCGGCTTTTGGAAGACGGGGCACTCGATGCTTGGGTATCCCAAGTTGTCATGAAAAAAGGACGACCGGGGCAGGTATTCCATGTGTTGTGCACTCCCGAACTGCGTGAGCAGATGGAAGAACTGCTCTTGACCGAAACGACCACCATTGGTGTCCGCGGCTATGAGGCTTCAAGACGAATTCTCGATCGGGAGTGGAAAACCGTCCAGACCAAGTATGGAGACGTCAGAGTTAAAATTGCCTCAGGGAACGGTGGCGTAAAAAACATCGCCCCGGAATTCGAGGATTTGAAGGCGTTAGCACGGCAACAAGCGGTCCCTTTGAAGCAAGTCTATCAATCTGCTTTATGCGCGGCCAATGAACAACTCGACTTAAAGTGA
- a CDS encoding LutB/LldF family L-lactate oxidation iron-sulfur protein, with amino-acid sequence MTEGQATVEQHAQLKATKMLDRSKLALQDDFLRTAVRFTQDKLRNKKRATTEEFGNWEEWRARGSAIRAHTVEYLDYYLQQFVENVRNAGGTVYFAKNAAEASAQVIKIAKDKKAKSIVKSKSMVSEEIHINKKLLNEKMEVVETDLGEYIIQLAEETPSHIIIPAIHKNRNQIKDLFNAAGGENLTTETKVLTAFARQTLREKFRNADIGITGCNFGIAESGTVTLFTNEGNADMVTNLPKTHIVLMGMERILPTFSDLEVMANLLPRSATGQKLTTYMSMITGAKRNDELDGSSELHLIILDNGRSRQLGDSQFQDVLKCIRCGACLNVCPVYRQVGGHSYGSVYPGPIGAVLSPLLNEGDKYSDLPFASSLCGACSEACPVQIPLHDMLVHLRQRAVENGYGSAAERMAFKGFARTFSSSKRYRAAMGTARVLQKPFVRNGVISSQIGPLSGWTKGRDAPSLAKQSFRNRWSSLKQELDTSGKGEWNRE; translated from the coding sequence ATGACAGAAGGTCAGGCAACTGTTGAACAGCACGCACAGCTAAAGGCAACAAAGATGCTGGATAGGTCGAAACTTGCGTTGCAAGACGATTTTCTTCGAACTGCCGTTCGGTTTACCCAGGATAAACTTCGGAACAAGAAAAGAGCGACCACCGAGGAATTTGGGAATTGGGAAGAGTGGCGCGCTCGGGGAAGCGCAATTCGAGCACATACGGTCGAGTATCTGGATTATTATTTGCAGCAGTTCGTGGAGAATGTCAGGAATGCGGGCGGCACAGTCTATTTTGCGAAGAACGCAGCAGAGGCATCGGCGCAGGTCATTAAGATTGCCAAAGATAAGAAGGCCAAATCCATTGTGAAGTCCAAGTCAATGGTGTCCGAAGAGATTCACATCAACAAAAAACTGCTGAATGAGAAGATGGAAGTCGTGGAAACCGATTTGGGAGAGTATATCATCCAGTTGGCAGAGGAAACCCCATCGCATATTATTATTCCAGCGATTCACAAAAACCGAAATCAAATCAAGGACCTGTTTAATGCGGCCGGCGGGGAGAATCTGACCACCGAAACCAAGGTGTTGACTGCTTTTGCAAGGCAGACCTTGCGGGAAAAGTTTCGCAATGCGGACATCGGGATTACCGGGTGTAACTTCGGTATTGCAGAATCTGGAACAGTGACGCTGTTTACAAATGAAGGAAATGCAGATATGGTCACAAACCTACCGAAAACCCACATCGTCTTGATGGGGATGGAGCGCATTCTGCCGACTTTTAGCGACCTTGAAGTGATGGCAAACCTGCTTCCGAGAAGTGCTACTGGTCAAAAGCTGACAACGTATATGTCCATGATTACGGGTGCCAAGCGCAACGATGAACTGGACGGTTCCAGCGAGTTGCACCTCATTATTCTAGACAACGGCCGATCACGTCAATTAGGCGACTCTCAGTTCCAGGATGTCCTCAAGTGCATTCGCTGCGGCGCTTGTCTGAATGTTTGCCCCGTCTATCGGCAAGTTGGGGGTCATTCCTACGGTTCCGTGTACCCGGGCCCCATCGGCGCTGTCCTGTCACCTCTGCTCAATGAAGGGGATAAGTATTCGGACCTGCCCTTTGCATCCAGTCTTTGCGGGGCCTGCTCAGAAGCGTGTCCCGTACAAATTCCTCTGCACGATATGCTGGTCCACCTGCGGCAGCGTGCTGTGGAGAACGGATACGGATCCGCAGCGGAACGGATGGCATTCAAGGGGTTTGCCCGGACGTTTTCGTCTTCGAAGAGGTACCGTGCTGCTATGGGCACAGCGCGGGTGCTTCAGAAACCATTTGTGCGAAATGGCGTCATTTCATCGCAGATTGGCCCTCTGTCCGGATGGACAAAGGGACGTGATGCACCCAGTCTCGCTAAGCAGTCGTTTCGCAACAGATGGTCTAGTTTGAAGCAAGAGTTGGACACCAGCGGGAAAGGGGAATGGAACCGTGAATGA